The DNA sequence CAAGTCGGGAGTTTAAACAGAGAATATGGAAATAAAACAGCTTTCAGCGATTGAGGTACTTCCGGTTAGGCATCAAGTGCTTTGGCCTGATAAACCGATGTCGTTTTGCATGGTGCCAGATGACGAACAAGCAACGCATTACGGCGCGTTTGTTGGTGAGCTGCTGGTATGTGTCGCATCTATCTATATTCAAGACAATGAAGCTAGGTTGAGAAAGTTTGCTACGCTGCCTGAATTCCAAGGGCAGGGAATCGGTTCCAACGTGATTGAGCATGCGATCTCTAACCTCAAAGATTTAAACATCCAATACTTTTGGTGCGATGCACGTACAACGGCTTTAGGTTTTTATCAAAAGTTTGGGATGGCTGTAGAAGGCTCTGAATTTGAAAAATCGGGTGTCGCGTATTACAAAATGTCGGTTGATTGGGAGTAACGGTTCTCTGTAGCTCTGTTAACCCTCCGTATCGCCAAATCATCAACTTAAGTTAAGGAAGCTCATCGTGGAAGAAATAAAAGGCATTCTGCAATTCATGGTCGAAATTGAAAAATTAAAGGATGTTCATCGACAAACAAAGCCAGTTGGATTGGCTCGATATGAAAACTCCGCTGAGCACAGTTGGCATGTCTGTTTGAGCGCGCTCATGTTGAAAGGCTATGCCAATGAAGAAATCGATATTACGCGAGTGATGAAGATGTTGCTGATTCATGACCTTGGGGAAATCGATGCCGGAGACACCATCATTTATGCCAGTGAAACCGAAGAAAACAAGCTCAAAGAGAGAAACTGCGTCGAGCGCTTGCTGAAATCATTGCCGAGCCATTTAAGCACTGAGTACTTGGATCTATGGCTTGAGTTCGAAGCGGGTGAGTCACCGGAAGCCAGATTTGGTAAGGCGATCGATAGAGTGCCACCTTTGCTTCATAACATCCATGGAGGCGGTCACAGCTGGAAGAAGCACAACATATCTAAAGATAAAGTACTGACCTTTAATGGCGAGCGT is a window from the Vibrio splendidus genome containing:
- a CDS encoding GNAT family N-acetyltransferase, yielding MEIKQLSAIEVLPVRHQVLWPDKPMSFCMVPDDEQATHYGAFVGELLVCVASIYIQDNEARLRKFATLPEFQGQGIGSNVIEHAISNLKDLNIQYFWCDARTTALGFYQKFGMAVEGSEFEKSGVAYYKMSVDWE
- a CDS encoding HD domain-containing protein; its protein translation is MEEIKGILQFMVEIEKLKDVHRQTKPVGLARYENSAEHSWHVCLSALMLKGYANEEIDITRVMKMLLIHDLGEIDAGDTIIYASETEENKLKERNCVERLLKSLPSHLSTEYLDLWLEFEAGESPEARFGKAIDRVPPLLHNIHGGGHSWKKHNISKDKVLTFNGERISKGSRALWKELEVQLEGAADKGLLK